CCTAAGAGAGAGCATCGCGGCCCACCACTTCGTGGGCCCGGACCGGGTCGTCGCGGCCGGCGGGACCGACGAGCTCGTCCTCCGGCTGGCCGCGCACGGCGGTCCGGTCGTGGTCGACCGCCACACCTCGCACGCGCGCCGCCTGCGCGCGGCCGGCATCGCCGTCGACGAGCTGCCCCTCCTCGACGACTACCGGGTCGCCGTGGCCGAGCTGTGCCTGCGCTTCGAGCGCGGCGCCCGCACCGCCTTCGTCGGCAACCCCCACGAGACCACCGGCAGCGTGCTCAGCGCGGAGTCCGTGCCCAGGCTGTGCGCGTCGGCCCGCCGCCACGGCGCGCTGGTCGTGTTCGACGAGACCAGCGCCGAGTACGCGCTGGGCCCCGGCTTCACCTCCGCCCGCTGGTGGGCCGCGCACGGCCGCAACGTCTGCGTGCTGCGCTCCTTCCCCGGCGTCGAGGTCGGCTACCTCGTCGGCGACCCGGCGGCGGTGGCGCGCGTCGACGCCGGCCCCGTGGCCCCGGAGGCCGAGGCCGCGGCGCGCCACGCGCTGGCCCACCCCGAGGTGCTGGACCGGGCCAGGGCGGACAACCGCGCCGCCCGCGCCCTGCTGTGCCGCGGCCTGACCGAGCTGGGCGTGCCGTTCCAGCCGTCCGCCGCCGACTTCGTGCTGGCCCGGCTGCCCGCCGGCGTACCCGGTCCCCGCCGGGCGCACGACCTGGAGGACGTGGGCCTGGCCGGTCACGTGCGCATCCCGGTCGGCCGCCCGGACGAGGTGGCCGAGGTGCTGGACGAGCTGCGCCGGCTCACGGGGGTGCCGGCGTGAACCGGGAGACGACCAGCGCCAGCGGCGTCCCGCTGCCCGTTTGCGCGGGCCCCGAGCTGGTGGCGCCCGGCCTCGACGAGCGGGTCGGCCGGCCCGGCGAGTTCCCGTTCACCAGGGGCGTGCGCGCCGGCATGTACCGCGAGCGCCCGTGGACCATCCGGCAGCTCGCCGGGTTCGGCACGGCGCAGGACACCAACGCCCGCTACCGGATGCTGCTCGACGGCGGCTCCACCGGCATCAACGGCGTGTTCGACTACCCCAGCCTGCGGGCGTTCGACTCCGACGAGCCGCGGGCGCGGGCCGACGTGGGCCGCGGCGGGGTGGCGGTGGACGTGCGCGACGACTTCGACGTGCTGTT
This portion of the Saccharothrix syringae genome encodes:
- a CDS encoding aminotransferase class I/II-fold pyridoxal phosphate-dependent enzyme, with product MRSLRESIAAHHFVGPDRVVAAGGTDELVLRLAAHGGPVVVDRHTSHARRLRAAGIAVDELPLLDDYRVAVAELCLRFERGARTAFVGNPHETTGSVLSAESVPRLCASARRHGALVVFDETSAEYALGPGFTSARWWAAHGRNVCVLRSFPGVEVGYLVGDPAAVARVDAGPVAPEAEAAARHALAHPEVLDRARADNRAARALLCRGLTELGVPFQPSAADFVLARLPAGVPGPRRAHDLEDVGLAGHVRIPVGRPDEVAEVLDELRRLTGVPA